A window from Cyanobacteria bacterium FACHB-DQ100 encodes these proteins:
- a CDS encoding IS1 family transposase, translating into MQCPECQSTHIRKNGKRKGKQNHI; encoded by the coding sequence ATGCAGTGCCCTGAATGCCAATCCACTCATATTCGCAAGAATGGAAAACGCAAAGGCAAGCAAAATCATATTTG
- the cax gene encoding calcium/proton exchanger, with the protein MSKKDLVLLSFLVFIPIALIAERLELNPVLVFIASGLAIVPLAARIAHSTEGIAEVIGPTFGGLLNSTFGNATELIVSIVALRAGLVDVVKASITGTIVANLLLALGLATLLGGLRYKEQSFQPTVARLNASSLNLALVVLLTPAAIHLTSTGLQEKTLNDFSLVLSVLLLLFYGLMLLFSMKTHSHIYQIADTEIEHVFESQDKSQLWRQVGVLLGCTIALVFVSEVLVSSLEKAISTLGFTDLFTGVILIPIFGGAVEYITAATFAVKNKMDLSVAVAMGSSLQIAMFAAPLLVIIGRFLGQPMNLEFNTFEVLAVAIAVLLTNSISSDGKSNWLEGAMLLVTYAAVGAAFYFHP; encoded by the coding sequence ATGTCCAAGAAAGATTTGGTATTACTTTCTTTCCTGGTATTTATCCCGATCGCGCTAATTGCAGAACGGCTGGAGCTAAATCCGGTACTGGTGTTTATTGCATCAGGATTGGCGATCGTTCCACTAGCGGCGCGAATTGCTCATTCGACTGAGGGCATTGCTGAGGTGATTGGCCCAACCTTTGGGGGCTTGCTCAATTCCACCTTTGGAAATGCGACAGAACTGATTGTGTCGATTGTGGCATTGCGGGCGGGGTTAGTCGACGTTGTTAAAGCCAGTATCACAGGAACGATCGTGGCAAACTTGCTCCTAGCACTGGGACTTGCAACTCTGCTGGGTGGTCTTCGCTACAAAGAACAAAGCTTTCAGCCAACGGTAGCTCGGCTCAATGCGTCATCGCTGAATCTAGCGCTAGTTGTCTTGTTAACCCCTGCGGCAATTCATCTTACTTCTACCGGCTTGCAGGAAAAGACGCTAAATGACTTTTCTCTGGTTCTTTCCGTTTTGCTACTGCTCTTTTACGGATTGATGCTGTTGTTCTCGATGAAAACGCACAGTCATATCTATCAGATTGCAGATACTGAAATTGAGCACGTCTTTGAAAGCCAGGACAAATCGCAGCTATGGCGACAAGTGGGAGTGTTGTTAGGGTGTACGATCGCGCTGGTGTTTGTGTCTGAGGTGCTGGTTTCGAGTTTAGAGAAGGCAATCTCGACACTCGGATTTACCGATTTGTTTACAGGTGTCATCTTGATTCCCATCTTTGGGGGTGCAGTTGAGTACATTACAGCCGCAACGTTTGCTGTTAAGAACAAGATGGATTTATCTGTTGCCGTGGCAATGGGTTCGAGCTTACAGATTGCTATGTTCGCTGCGCCATTGTTAGTGATTATTGGGCGGTTTCTAGGACAGCCGATGAACTTAGAATTCAATACCTTTGAAGTATTAGCGGTGGCGATCGCAGTGCTGTTAACAAATTCGATTAGCAGCGATGGTAAGTCCAACTGGCTCGAAGGTGCAATGCTACTTGTAACTTATGCAGCAGTGGGAGCAGCATTCTATTTTCATCCCTAA
- the prmC gene encoding peptide chain release factor N(5)-glutamine methyltransferase translates to MKDHFLIPGLQLWRWRSTAKNQSIAHDISPNEVDWLLQELAGVDRLFLRLQPDQAIPSNVSFSDLDRAWQQRIAERTPVQYLAGIAPWRNFELKVAPGVLIPRPETELLIDFAIAQDSRLKAGQWVDLGTGSGAIAIGLALSLPSATVHAVDRSGEALAIAQSNAESLNAKIQFYQGNWFEPIAHLKHSLSGVVSNPPYIPTETVSTLEPEVRLHEPHLALDGGTDGLESIRHLIQTAPDYLISGGVWMIEMMMGQADTIAALLSAQGSYDRITIHKDLAGIERFVIAYRK, encoded by the coding sequence ATGAAAGATCACTTCTTGATTCCTGGGCTTCAGCTTTGGCGCTGGCGATCGACTGCAAAAAATCAGTCGATCGCGCATGACATTTCCCCGAATGAAGTCGATTGGCTCTTGCAAGAACTGGCAGGAGTCGATCGGCTTTTTTTGCGCTTGCAGCCCGATCAGGCGATTCCGTCGAATGTGTCGTTCAGCGATCTCGATCGTGCATGGCAACAACGCATCGCGGAGCGCACTCCTGTTCAATATCTTGCAGGTATTGCCCCGTGGCGGAATTTTGAGTTAAAAGTTGCTCCCGGAGTGCTGATCCCGCGACCCGAAACAGAGCTACTCATTGATTTTGCGATCGCTCAAGATTCCAGGCTCAAAGCGGGTCAGTGGGTAGATTTGGGAACAGGGAGCGGTGCGATCGCAATCGGGCTGGCGTTATCACTGCCCAGTGCGACAGTTCATGCGGTCGATCGCAGTGGGGAAGCTTTAGCGATCGCACAATCAAACGCTGAATCGCTCAACGCAAAGATTCAGTTTTATCAAGGGAATTGGTTTGAGCCGATCGCGCATCTAAAACATTCGCTCAGCGGCGTGGTTTCCAATCCGCCTTACATTCCCACCGAAACCGTTTCAACGCTCGAACCAGAAGTTAGACTGCATGAACCTCATTTAGCTTTAGATGGGGGTACTGATGGCTTGGAAAGTATTCGGCACTTGATTCAAACGGCTCCAGATTACTTAATTTCTGGCGGCGTTTGGATGATCGAGATGATGATGGGGCAAGCCGATACGATCGCAGCCCTGCTTTCAGCCCAAGGCAGCTACGATCGCATTACAATCCACAAAGACCTCGCTGGGATTGAACGGTTCGTGATCGCTTACCGAAAGTAA
- a CDS encoding DUF427 domain-containing protein: protein MCPTPIQPQPGQESVWNYPRPPRLEPVNKRIQIVFNGVTIVDTERAMRVLETSHPPTYYIPPEDIQQEYLIPSSRSTFCEWKGQGSYYSVKVEDKTAIDVAWYYSTPTPNFSAIQNYVAFYAAPMDACYVDGEKVTPQPGQFYGGWITSDVVGPFKGEPGSWGW, encoded by the coding sequence ATGTGTCCTACTCCCATTCAGCCACAGCCCGGACAAGAATCGGTCTGGAATTATCCCCGTCCGCCTCGCTTAGAGCCTGTGAACAAGCGAATTCAGATCGTTTTTAACGGTGTGACGATCGTAGACACAGAACGGGCAATGCGGGTTCTTGAAACCAGCCATCCACCGACCTACTACATTCCACCGGAGGACATTCAGCAAGAGTATCTGATTCCATCGAGTCGATCGACTTTCTGCGAATGGAAAGGACAAGGAAGCTATTACAGCGTCAAAGTTGAGGATAAAACAGCGATCGATGTTGCTTGGTACTACAGCACTCCGACTCCAAACTTCAGCGCCATCCAAAATTATGTCGCTTTTTACGCTGCTCCAATGGATGCGTGTTATGTCGATGGCGAGAAAGTGACACCGCAACCCGGACAGTTCTATGGTGGTTGGATTACGAGCGATGTGGTAGGCCCTTTCAAAGGCGAACCCGGATCTTGGGGTTGGTAA
- a CDS encoding amino acid permease, with protein sequence MEPNAEADSLKRVFSLPMLVIYGVGDILGAGIYAVVGRIAGLSGALVWASFVLAMVVAAFTALSYAEMGSRFPKSGGVAYFVHRAFRTNWLSTLVGWLMFCTCVISMATISRAFAGYVIAIAPGLPDWLIILALFAGLTFVNFRGMKESSALNVVCTTLEVSGLIIVILVTSAFLLGGNSTAAISATAQPSIGWSAVIQGAALAFYAFIGFEDLVNVAEEAKNPERDVPRAIVIALSIAGVVYILVSWLSVQVLDPAALAASKAPLLDVVRRAQPNFPPVIFTVIAAFAVLNTALLNFVTASRLIYGMSREGLLPAWFSRLHPERSTPYRTFLVIVPMAIALAVSGTIQLLAGATATLILVMFCLVNVSLLVIKRRDPQTRGFRVPIVVPVLALLLNLGLIAFASNESRGLGLAFMAVGVLLIVLRDVFMRGTLSDS encoded by the coding sequence ATGGAACCCAATGCAGAAGCGGATTCACTCAAGCGTGTGTTTAGTTTACCCATGCTTGTTATTTACGGCGTGGGAGACATTCTAGGCGCTGGAATTTATGCAGTCGTTGGCAGAATTGCAGGACTATCCGGTGCTTTAGTTTGGGCTTCGTTCGTTCTTGCAATGGTCGTTGCTGCATTTACCGCACTCAGCTATGCCGAAATGGGTAGTCGATTTCCCAAAAGTGGTGGCGTTGCCTACTTTGTACATCGGGCATTTCGGACAAACTGGCTCTCAACTCTGGTGGGCTGGTTGATGTTTTGCACCTGCGTTATTTCGATGGCAACCATTTCTAGAGCGTTCGCCGGCTATGTAATTGCGATCGCGCCCGGATTGCCAGACTGGTTGATTATTCTAGCGCTGTTTGCTGGTCTGACCTTCGTGAACTTTCGAGGCATGAAAGAGTCTTCAGCCTTGAATGTAGTTTGTACAACGCTCGAAGTTTCGGGGCTGATCATTGTCATCTTGGTCACATCCGCTTTTCTACTGGGAGGGAATTCGACGGCAGCAATTTCAGCAACCGCGCAACCGTCGATCGGTTGGTCAGCCGTAATCCAGGGAGCCGCGCTCGCGTTCTATGCCTTTATCGGGTTTGAGGATTTGGTGAATGTTGCGGAAGAAGCCAAAAATCCTGAACGCGATGTGCCAAGGGCGATCGTGATTGCGTTAAGCATTGCGGGTGTGGTTTACATTCTGGTTTCGTGGCTGTCGGTTCAGGTACTCGATCCAGCAGCGTTGGCTGCCTCGAAAGCGCCCTTGCTAGATGTAGTACGCCGCGCACAACCCAATTTCCCACCCGTTATTTTTACGGTGATTGCTGCGTTCGCAGTTCTGAATACAGCGCTATTAAATTTTGTGACCGCGTCGCGATTAATTTATGGAATGTCGCGTGAAGGTTTACTGCCCGCTTGGTTTAGCAGATTGCATCCAGAGCGATCGACCCCCTACCGTACATTTCTAGTGATTGTTCCGATGGCGATCGCACTTGCTGTTTCAGGCACGATTCAACTCTTGGCGGGTGCGACTGCAACCTTAATCCTTGTGATGTTCTGTCTGGTCAATGTTTCGCTGCTTGTGATTAAACGACGCGATCCGCAGACTAGAGGATTTCGGGTTCCGATCGTCGTTCCGGTTCTAGCGCTGTTGCTCAATTTAGGTTTAATTGCCTTTGCCTCAAATGAAAGCCGCGGGTTGGGACTCGCATTTATGGCGGTTGGAGTGCTGCTGATTGTGCTGCGGGATGTGTTCATGAGAGGGACGCTCTCAGACTCTTGA
- a CDS encoding 6-carboxytetrahydropterin synthase has product MPKWTLSTEFTFNAAHWIRDYDGPCGRMHGHTYTVRISAIAAQLHASEFCPHPVMVADFRTLRWAKKDVFKGGLDHCVLNEVLPEGYDTTAEMIAKYIYDKTKKELPTDIKLKVAVSETPNSWAEYEDE; this is encoded by the coding sequence ATGCCGAAATGGACTTTATCCACTGAATTTACGTTTAATGCGGCTCACTGGATTCGCGATTACGACGGTCCTTGTGGACGAATGCACGGTCACACCTACACCGTGAGAATTAGCGCGATCGCGGCTCAACTCCACGCCTCAGAATTTTGTCCGCATCCGGTAATGGTTGCAGACTTTAGAACATTGCGCTGGGCAAAAAAAGATGTCTTCAAAGGGGGACTCGATCACTGTGTTCTGAATGAAGTGCTGCCAGAAGGATACGACACCACCGCAGAAATGATCGCAAAGTACATCTACGACAAAACGAAAAAAGAGCTTCCGACTGACATCAAGCTCAAAGTTGCGGTTTCTGAAACTCCGAATTCTTGGGCAGAGTACGAGGATGAATAG
- a CDS encoding 7-carboxy-7-deazaguanine synthase QueE, which translates to MVMQLKQTLPIVETFHSVQGEGAWTGTSAFFIRLALCDVGCWFCDTKESWSAKRHPQQSIDELAQSAIVANPAIVVITGGEPLMHDLTQLTKTLHQTGLRLHLETSGAHPFSGEFDWVTLSPKQSKPPHESVYPHADELKIVISEAADFDWAEQQSQNVRDRVLRYLQPEWSRKESLDLIFEYVRQHPEWRISLQTHKLLGVQ; encoded by the coding sequence ATGGTGATGCAACTTAAGCAAACGCTCCCGATCGTTGAAACCTTCCATTCGGTTCAGGGTGAAGGCGCTTGGACAGGAACGAGCGCCTTTTTTATCCGGTTAGCGCTGTGTGATGTCGGCTGCTGGTTCTGCGATACCAAAGAATCCTGGAGCGCCAAACGCCACCCGCAACAGTCGATCGACGAACTAGCCCAGAGCGCGATCGTGGCGAATCCGGCGATCGTCGTCATTACCGGAGGCGAACCGTTAATGCACGATCTAACTCAACTCACAAAAACGCTGCATCAAACTGGGTTACGGCTACATTTAGAAACATCGGGCGCACATCCATTTAGCGGCGAATTTGATTGGGTCACACTTTCCCCGAAACAATCTAAACCCCCGCATGAAAGCGTTTATCCTCATGCCGATGAACTCAAAATCGTGATTTCTGAAGCTGCGGATTTCGACTGGGCAGAACAGCAATCGCAGAACGTCCGCGATCGGGTTCTACGATATTTACAGCCCGAATGGAGCCGCAAAGAAAGCTTGGATTTGATTTTCGAGTACGTCAGACAGCATCCGGAGTGGCGAATCAGTTTACAGACTCACAAACTATTGGGCGTTCAATAA
- a CDS encoding high light inducible protein — protein MQSRNSTDLPPVATEYNGKDRNAFLFGWNPQAELWNGRLAMIGFLAYLVWDLAGFSVVRDILHLVSYR, from the coding sequence ATGCAATCTCGAAACAGCACCGATTTACCTCCTGTTGCAACTGAATATAACGGCAAAGACCGTAACGCTTTTCTCTTCGGCTGGAATCCTCAAGCAGAACTCTGGAATGGTCGCCTTGCAATGATTGGCTTCTTGGCCTATTTGGTTTGGGACTTGGCTGGATTCAGCGTTGTGCGTGACATCCTGCATTTGGTTAGCTATCGCTAA
- a CDS encoding M23 family metallopeptidase, whose translation MRSSSTVSQRIPIRVPRPQQAISIQVPRAIGSLPIQQRPPATDLTAPIASDAVSEYSGQVVNPKNLQAFNRNLPRLNSTSQIVYPLPEPVPVTSRFGWRRHPVTGVRRFHAGVDLGAGQGTPVIASRGGKVKIADRMGGYGLAIVLQQSNGSQDTLYAHLSQIFVRPGETIQPGAIIGRVGSTGLSTGPHLHYEARRKTNSGWVAVDPGGQLEAARARLVQARRIEVQSSANRGSHSNPI comes from the coding sequence ATGAGAAGCTCTTCTACGGTGTCTCAGAGAATCCCGATCCGGGTTCCGCGCCCTCAGCAAGCGATTAGCATTCAAGTTCCAAGAGCAATCGGCTCCCTGCCCATTCAGCAAAGACCTCCTGCAACGGATTTAACGGCTCCGATCGCCTCAGATGCAGTTAGCGAATACTCTGGTCAAGTGGTTAACCCAAAGAACCTGCAAGCATTCAATCGCAACTTACCTCGGTTAAATTCGACGAGTCAGATTGTTTACCCCTTACCTGAACCTGTTCCCGTCACTTCTCGATTTGGCTGGCGGCGGCATCCTGTGACCGGAGTTCGACGCTTTCATGCAGGCGTGGATTTGGGTGCAGGGCAGGGAACCCCTGTGATTGCATCGCGGGGCGGAAAAGTGAAAATCGCCGATCGTATGGGGGGCTACGGACTTGCGATCGTGCTACAGCAGTCCAATGGATCGCAAGATACCCTTTACGCCCACCTGTCCCAAATTTTCGTGCGTCCGGGGGAAACGATTCAGCCGGGAGCGATTATCGGGCGGGTTGGCAGTACAGGACTCTCGACAGGCCCACATTTGCATTATGAAGCGCGTCGCAAGACTAATTCTGGATGGGTTGCCGTTGATCCAGGAGGGCAGCTTGAGGCGGCACGCGCTCGATTAGTGCAGGCTCGGCGCATTGAAGTACAGTCCTCAGCGAATCGGGGGAGCCATAGCAATCCTATTTGA
- a CDS encoding response regulator — protein MLLNNHRVLIVDDVADNLVLLQTILEAEGYTVETALSGRAALDKIEQTNPDLVLLDIMMPGLNGYDVTRQVRQNDRFASLPIVLLTAHDEYFQRPYREIGANDLIRKPIDFDELLNKVSIYTNFHSTAA, from the coding sequence ATGCTGTTAAATAACCACCGAGTTCTAATTGTGGATGATGTAGCAGACAACCTAGTTCTGCTACAGACGATCCTAGAGGCGGAGGGCTACACTGTTGAAACTGCACTAAGCGGGAGGGCTGCCCTAGACAAAATCGAGCAAACTAATCCTGATCTGGTTCTACTCGACATTATGATGCCAGGTCTGAATGGGTACGATGTGACTCGCCAAGTTCGACAAAATGACCGGTTTGCATCGTTGCCGATCGTGCTATTGACTGCCCACGATGAATATTTTCAGAGACCTTACCGCGAAATCGGCGCGAATGACTTGATCCGCAAGCCGATCGATTTTGACGAACTCCTCAACAAAGTCTCAATCTACACGAACTTTCACTCAACTGCGGCATAA
- a CDS encoding HAD family hydrolase, with product MASIVCNGVRFDAIRAVIFDKDGTLADSRQYLWHLGEKRADAIVQALKTASFEKFWLRPGRNVPPKFPKTGDFKPVLVQSPPFMGDLGGDPTSQTQQINSIDLALKTAILETFGCNQTSIDPAGRLAVGTREENEIAIASLIAETGYNLNQARSLVHAAFLAADQQLPRKAPLTPLFVGVIELVKSLSPLKLGILSSDTEANIQDFVETYQLSPYFSAIVGAQTGISKPNPKLLALACEALNIEPETALVIGDTSADTKLTPRSIGVTWGGSTIAQLGNVAAIAEQPADIQLCRS from the coding sequence ATGGCAAGCATTGTTTGTAACGGCGTTCGCTTTGATGCGATCAGAGCGGTGATTTTCGATAAAGACGGCACACTTGCAGATTCCCGTCAATATTTGTGGCATTTGGGAGAAAAACGGGCAGATGCGATCGTTCAGGCGCTAAAAACTGCGTCATTTGAAAAATTCTGGCTCCGGCCTGGACGGAATGTGCCCCCTAAATTCCCTAAAACGGGGGACTTCAAACCTGTTCTCGTTCAAAGTCCCCCATTTATGGGGGATTTAGGGGGCGACCCGACTTCACAAACGCAGCAAATCAATTCCATCGACCTCGCCCTAAAAACTGCAATTCTCGAAACGTTCGGATGCAATCAAACCTCGATCGATCCGGCTGGACGATTAGCTGTCGGAACACGCGAGGAAAATGAAATCGCGATTGCATCTCTAATTGCAGAAACAGGATACAACCTGAATCAAGCACGATCGCTTGTTCATGCTGCCTTTCTCGCTGCCGATCAACAACTCCCCCGCAAAGCCCCACTAACCCCTCTCTTTGTAGGTGTAATCGAGCTAGTGAAATCACTGAGTCCTCTGAAACTTGGAATTCTCTCAAGTGACACGGAGGCGAATATTCAAGACTTTGTAGAAACCTATCAATTGTCGCCCTACTTCAGCGCGATCGTCGGTGCTCAGACGGGAATCAGTAAACCTAATCCAAAACTACTGGCACTTGCTTGTGAGGCGTTAAACATTGAGCCAGAAACAGCTTTAGTAATTGGAGATACGAGTGCAGACACAAAACTCACTCCTCGTTCGATCGGAGTGACTTGGGGCGGAAGCACGATCGCACAGCTTGGCAATGTGGCTGCGATCGCGGAGCAACCCGCTGACATTCAGTTATGCCGCAGTTGA
- a CDS encoding 30S ribosomal protein S1, translated as MVNQNTVAMDVGFTHEDFAALLDKYDYHFSPGDVVAGTVFSLEPRGALIDIGAKTAAYIPIQEMSINRIDAPEEVLQSNETREFFILADENEDGQLTLSIRRIEYMRAWERVRQLQAEDATVRSLVFATNRGGALVRIEGLRGFIPGSHISTRKPKEELVGEELPLKFLEVDEERNRLVLSHRRALVERKMNRLEVGEVVIGTVRGIKPYGAFIDIGGVSGLLHISEISHDHIDTPHSVFNVNDEVKVMIIDLDAERGRISLSTKQLEPEPGDMVKNPQVVYDKAEEMAAKYRENMKQQQGGAAPAIEIPVAIDAPAATEEEIEVEIEAIPEAIEAE; from the coding sequence ATGGTCAATCAGAACACAGTAGCGATGGATGTTGGTTTCACTCACGAGGATTTCGCGGCTTTACTGGATAAATACGACTATCACTTCAGTCCGGGAGATGTCGTCGCGGGAACCGTGTTTAGCTTAGAGCCAAGAGGCGCTTTGATTGACATCGGTGCGAAAACAGCGGCATATATTCCGATCCAGGAAATGTCGATCAATCGCATTGATGCCCCGGAAGAAGTGTTGCAGTCGAACGAAACACGCGAATTTTTCATCCTCGCTGATGAGAATGAAGATGGTCAGTTGACCCTCTCTATTCGACGCATTGAGTATATGCGGGCTTGGGAACGAGTGCGCCAACTTCAAGCCGAAGATGCTACGGTACGATCGCTCGTATTTGCGACCAACCGGGGCGGTGCGCTGGTACGGATTGAGGGCTTACGTGGATTTATTCCCGGTTCTCACATTAGCACTCGGAAGCCGAAGGAAGAATTAGTCGGTGAAGAGTTGCCGCTGAAGTTTTTGGAAGTGGACGAAGAGCGCAACCGTTTGGTTCTGAGCCATCGTCGTGCGCTGGTTGAACGCAAGATGAACCGCTTGGAAGTCGGCGAAGTCGTAATCGGTACGGTACGGGGCATCAAGCCTTACGGTGCGTTTATCGATATCGGCGGAGTCAGCGGTCTATTGCACATTTCCGAAATCTCCCACGATCACATCGATACGCCGCATAGCGTGTTCAATGTGAATGATGAAGTGAAAGTCATGATCATCGATCTTGATGCAGAGCGGGGACGGATTTCGCTTTCAACCAAGCAGCTTGAACCGGAACCCGGCGACATGGTGAAGAACCCGCAAGTGGTTTACGACAAAGCTGAGGAAATGGCAGCGAAGTACCGCGAGAACATGAAGCAGCAGCAAGGCGGTGCAGCCCCTGCGATCGAGATTCCGGTTGCAATTGATGCTCCAGCCGCAACTGAGGAAGAGATTGAGGTTGAGATCGAGGCAATTCCTGAAGCGATCGAAGCTGAATAA
- a CDS encoding ChaB family protein, with product MQLEAVNSVDTPEEQANLATPKSTPDKIAAQRDDVDEENESLPAEVTDQLLDGADQVFMTAFKNSQHDGLSREAAMQVAWSSVKQGFNRSEDGSWHRKSEPGDRTLGSGVGGSAS from the coding sequence ATGCAGCTAGAAGCTGTTAATAGCGTTGACACCCCTGAAGAGCAAGCCAACTTAGCAACGCCGAAATCTACGCCCGATAAAATTGCGGCTCAGCGTGACGACGTTGACGAAGAAAATGAAAGCCTACCTGCTGAAGTGACTGATCAGCTCTTGGATGGTGCAGATCAAGTCTTTATGACCGCGTTTAAGAACTCTCAGCATGATGGGCTAAGCCGTGAAGCTGCAATGCAGGTGGCTTGGAGCAGCGTTAAACAAGGCTTCAATCGTAGCGAAGATGGAAGCTGGCACCGTAAGAGCGAGCCTGGCGATCGCACCCTCGGTTCTGGGGTCGGTGGTAGCGCAAGCTAG
- the rnhA gene encoding ribonuclease HI, with protein MTSRTIQKIYTDGACSGNPGPGGWGTVVYFTDGAVQELGGYEPETTNNRMEMQAAIAALDFYRASGQSQVVALYTDSEYVKNGITKWLSGWKKKGWKTSTGKPVLNQDLWEQLDELDSPKVEWRYVRGHSGDPGNERCDVIARSFSLGKQPPLKTPDTPLPTSPLPTSPLPTSPALEAPMTDASQPIDSPDNLPREVRVEQLRNLVDTLHMADEIASKGYLISSSELADLMDINANAVTSRGDHWVWRNWVVSRVRREGNQILWQLERVD; from the coding sequence ATGACTTCTCGCACAATTCAGAAAATCTACACCGATGGCGCTTGTTCCGGAAATCCAGGGCCAGGCGGTTGGGGCACAGTCGTTTACTTCACCGATGGAGCCGTGCAGGAACTTGGGGGATACGAGCCGGAAACCACTAACAATCGCATGGAGATGCAAGCCGCGATCGCGGCACTCGACTTTTACCGCGCTTCGGGACAGTCCCAAGTTGTCGCCCTCTACACTGACAGCGAATATGTGAAAAACGGGATTACTAAATGGTTGTCCGGCTGGAAGAAAAAAGGTTGGAAGACCTCGACCGGAAAACCTGTGTTGAATCAGGATCTTTGGGAACAACTCGACGAACTCGACTCCCCTAAAGTGGAGTGGCGCTATGTGCGCGGACATTCGGGAGATCCGGGTAACGAGCGCTGTGATGTCATTGCTCGATCGTTTTCCCTGGGCAAACAGCCCCCCCTTAAAACCCCTGATACCCCACTTCCAACTTCCCCACTCCCCACTTCCCCACTCCCCACTTCCCCAGCGTTAGAAGCTCCTATGACTGATGCCTCACAGCCCATTGATTCACCGGACAACCTTCCCCGCGAAGTCCGAGTCGAGCAGCTTCGCAACTTGGTTGATACGCTGCACATGGCAGATGAAATCGCTAGTAAAGGCTATCTGATTAGTAGCTCAGAGCTTGCAGACTTGATGGACATCAATGCGAATGCCGTGACCAGCCGCGGGGATCACTGGGTTTGGCGCAATTGGGTGGTTTCAAGAGTGCGACGAGAAGGCAATCAGATTCTCTGGCAGCTAGAGCGGGTGGATTAG
- a CDS encoding GntR family transcriptional regulator, protein MAPLARRQSLQVQAYQALRSAILSGEIPSGTRLVETQLAKQLQVSRTPIREAIRQLQQENLITIDSAGTLRVATLSMQDAEQLYTCRIALEQLAVAGACKNASDKDIAALHELVVAAEQAQRSHSTNAELLNLDYQFHRSIARSSGNQWLTSLLDQVFDQMALLRIQTLQHNPQVLEIRQEHREIYNAISSRNTGQAVNTIVSHLLASRDRVIHEIERLKQET, encoded by the coding sequence ATGGCTCCCCTTGCTCGTCGGCAATCTTTGCAGGTGCAAGCGTATCAAGCACTGCGATCGGCAATTCTATCCGGTGAGATCCCTTCTGGAACGCGATTGGTCGAGACTCAGCTTGCGAAGCAGCTCCAAGTTAGTCGTACCCCGATTCGAGAAGCGATTCGCCAACTTCAGCAAGAGAATTTAATCACGATCGACAGCGCCGGAACGCTCAGAGTTGCAACTTTATCGATGCAAGATGCCGAGCAGCTTTACACTTGCCGCATTGCCTTGGAGCAGCTTGCGGTTGCTGGAGCTTGCAAAAATGCAAGTGATAAAGACATTGCAGCGCTGCACGAGTTAGTGGTTGCCGCAGAACAAGCACAGCGATCGCATTCGACGAATGCGGAGTTGCTGAATTTGGATTATCAATTTCATCGCTCGATCGCCCGCAGTTCCGGAAATCAGTGGCTGACTTCGCTACTTGATCAAGTGTTTGATCAAATGGCACTCTTGCGGATTCAAACACTACAGCACAATCCTCAAGTGTTAGAGATTCGGCAGGAACATCGAGAGATTTACAACGCGATCTCATCCCGTAACACCGGTCAGGCAGTGAATACGATCGTGTCGCATCTGTTAGCAAGCCGCGATCGTGTGATTCACGAAATCGAACGATTGAAGCAGGAAACTTAA